One Candidatus Palauibacter polyketidifaciens DNA segment encodes these proteins:
- a CDS encoding DUF1592 domain-containing protein → MKKFAIAALGTAVLYLAVTGKDAPLGAPSHALAVAPAPDTLAHSVIQTVCTRCHNDSRRAGNRSFLEFDAAEPQADPETAEQMIRKLRAGMMPPPGVRRPDEATLTAVVEELETRMDGAARANPNPGTRTFQRLNRAEYRRAVQDLLDLDVDMEAFLPTETISDNFDNIADVQMMSATLMEGYLRAASEISRMAVGDPEAGPRQVTYKVPKTASQAVRAEGAPFGTRGGISVIHVFPADGEYVFKMDMHPGPTGFLYGMTAPDEKIEVSVDGARVALLEIDPFMSESDPQGMVIETEPIHVRAGPQRVTAAFLLNAEGPDNDLIKPIDYKLADSNIGSAYGVTTLPHLRDFLVTGPFAVTGISETPSRKRIFSCRPTAPDEERPCARHIIRTLAATAYRRPLETDDVEDLMVFFDLGVEEGGFEVGIRTALQAVLASPHFVFRLEEMPADVAPGDIYRLSDIDLATRLSYFLWGTHPDDELVEMADAGRLSDPAVLEAQARRMLDDPRSEAMATRFAYQWFRLQDLEKIHPDALLYPYWDHRLVEAMLQETQLFFEHLLRSDASFFELLTADYTFVNERLARHYGIPDVTGEEFRRVGIPDEARRGLLGHGSILTLTSHADRTSPVLRGKWVMEVLLGTPPPPPPPDVPDLEATDEAEDGRFLTVRERLEMHRSNPACRSCHRVIDPIGLALENFDVTGAWRIKDQGRTVDTSGELYDGTPILSAMDLRAALLDREDSLVRTFIENLMAYALGRRIEHYDMPTVREIARVAEADDYRMTSFIMEVVKSAPFQMSAVEMVAEEDIDAGGGH, encoded by the coding sequence ATGAAGAAGTTTGCGATCGCGGCTCTGGGAACGGCGGTGCTGTATCTCGCCGTCACGGGCAAGGATGCACCGCTGGGTGCGCCCTCGCACGCCCTTGCGGTTGCGCCCGCCCCGGACACGCTCGCGCACTCGGTCATCCAGACGGTGTGCACCCGCTGCCACAACGACTCGCGCAGGGCGGGCAATCGCTCCTTCCTCGAGTTCGACGCCGCCGAGCCGCAGGCCGACCCCGAGACCGCCGAGCAGATGATCCGGAAGCTCCGGGCAGGCATGATGCCGCCGCCCGGCGTGCGGCGCCCGGACGAGGCGACGCTGACGGCAGTCGTCGAGGAACTCGAGACGCGCATGGACGGGGCCGCGCGTGCGAACCCGAACCCGGGGACGCGGACCTTCCAGCGCCTCAACCGCGCGGAATACCGGCGCGCGGTTCAGGATCTGCTCGACCTCGACGTCGACATGGAGGCGTTCCTCCCGACCGAGACGATCAGCGACAACTTCGACAACATCGCCGACGTCCAGATGATGTCCGCGACGCTGATGGAAGGCTATCTGCGGGCGGCGAGCGAGATCAGCCGCATGGCGGTCGGCGATCCGGAGGCGGGCCCGCGCCAGGTCACCTACAAGGTGCCGAAGACGGCGTCGCAGGCGGTCCGCGCCGAGGGCGCGCCCTTCGGGACGCGGGGCGGGATCTCCGTCATCCACGTCTTCCCCGCCGACGGGGAGTACGTGTTCAAGATGGACATGCACCCCGGCCCGACGGGGTTCCTGTACGGGATGACCGCTCCGGATGAGAAGATCGAGGTCTCGGTCGACGGCGCGCGCGTGGCGCTGCTCGAGATCGATCCGTTCATGTCGGAGTCCGATCCGCAGGGGATGGTCATCGAGACGGAGCCGATCCACGTGCGGGCGGGGCCGCAGCGGGTGACGGCGGCCTTCCTGCTCAACGCGGAGGGTCCGGACAACGACCTCATCAAGCCGATCGACTACAAGCTGGCCGACTCGAACATCGGCAGCGCCTACGGCGTGACGACGCTCCCGCACCTGCGCGACTTCCTCGTCACGGGTCCGTTCGCGGTCACCGGCATCTCGGAGACGCCGAGCCGCAAGCGGATCTTCTCCTGCCGGCCCACGGCGCCCGACGAGGAGCGGCCCTGTGCGCGGCACATCATCAGGACGCTGGCGGCCACGGCCTATCGCCGGCCGCTGGAGACGGACGATGTCGAAGACCTCATGGTGTTCTTCGATCTCGGCGTCGAGGAGGGCGGCTTCGAAGTCGGCATCCGCACCGCGCTCCAGGCGGTCCTCGCGAGCCCGCACTTCGTCTTCCGTCTCGAGGAGATGCCGGCGGACGTGGCTCCCGGAGACATCTACCGTCTGAGCGACATCGACCTCGCCACGCGGCTCTCGTACTTCCTGTGGGGCACGCACCCGGACGACGAACTCGTGGAGATGGCCGACGCGGGCCGCCTGTCGGACCCGGCGGTGCTGGAGGCCCAGGCGCGACGCATGCTCGACGACCCGCGGTCGGAGGCCATGGCGACGCGCTTCGCCTACCAGTGGTTCCGCCTGCAGGACCTGGAGAAGATCCACCCGGACGCGCTGCTCTATCCGTACTGGGACCACCGGCTCGTCGAGGCGATGCTGCAGGAGACGCAACTCTTCTTCGAGCATCTCCTGCGTTCGGACGCTTCATTCTTCGAACTGCTCACCGCGGACTACACGTTCGTGAACGAGCGTCTCGCGCGACACTACGGGATTCCGGACGTGACCGGGGAGGAGTTCCGCCGGGTCGGGATCCCCGACGAGGCGCGACGCGGACTGCTGGGTCACGGGAGCATCCTCACGCTGACCTCGCACGCGGACCGCACCTCGCCGGTCCTCCGCGGGAAGTGGGTGATGGAGGTCCTGCTCGGGACGCCGCCACCGCCTCCTCCTCCGGACGTGCCCGACCTCGAGGCGACGGACGAGGCGGAGGATGGGCGCTTCCTGACCGTGCGCGAACGGCTCGAGATGCACCGCTCGAATCCGGCCTGCCGGTCGTGTCACCGGGTGATCGACCCGATCGGCCTCGCGCTGGAGAACTTCGACGTGACCGGCGCGTGGCGGATCAAGGACCAGGGCCGGACGGTGGACACGTCGGGCGAACTCTACGATGGGACCCCGATCCTGAGCGCGATGGATCTGAGGGCCGCGCTTCTTGATCGCGAGGACTCGCTCGTCCGGACGTTCATCGAGAATCTCATGGCCTACGCTCTGGGCCGCCGGATCGAACACTACGACATGCCCACGGTGCGGGAGATCGCGCGCGTGGCGGAGGCCGATGACTATCGGATGACATCGTTCATCATGGAGGTCGTGAAGAGCGCGCCCTTCCAGATGAGCGCCGTCGAGATGGTAGCCGAAGAAGATATCGACGCAGGCGGCGGGCACTGA
- a CDS encoding DUF1552 domain-containing protein, with amino-acid sequence MELITGKHISRRMALKGVGATVALPFLDAMLPAGRLWASTKSLTDVKRFVAIEMVHGAAGCNEWGASQFMWSPEKVGRDFDLTPSSLSPLEPWRDYLTIISNTDIENAEAKTAKEIGGDHFRSSATFLTQAHAKQTEGSDVFVGTSMDQHYAQRFGQDTPIPSMQLCIENVDQAGGCAYGYACVYTDTISWASPTEPLPMIRDPRAAFDQLFGAGGTAEDRAQRRRTDRSILDWIMGEVSGLKRAVGATDQRRLDQYLDNIREIERRIERIEAHNTSGETREIPEAPPGVPDDFAEHVRLMFDLQALAFQSDLTRVFSFKLGRDGSGRVYPGSGVDAGFHPASHHGGREERVIDYEKINRYHVSMVPYLLEKLASIEEPDGNLLDKSMILYGSPMGDSNLHNHKRCPLFVVGKAGGELEGNMHIKAPDGTPMANVMLSLMHKLGLEDMESFGDSTGDFSFSAVAQD; translated from the coding sequence ATGGAACTCATCACAGGTAAGCACATCTCCCGCCGCATGGCCCTGAAGGGCGTGGGGGCGACGGTGGCGCTGCCGTTCCTCGATGCGATGCTGCCGGCCGGCCGGCTGTGGGCCTCGACGAAGTCGCTCACGGACGTGAAGCGGTTCGTGGCCATCGAGATGGTGCACGGCGCCGCCGGCTGCAACGAATGGGGTGCGTCGCAGTTCATGTGGTCGCCCGAGAAGGTGGGGCGCGACTTCGACCTCACGCCGAGCAGCCTGAGCCCGCTCGAACCGTGGCGAGACTATCTGACGATCATCTCGAACACGGACATCGAGAACGCGGAGGCGAAGACGGCGAAGGAGATCGGCGGCGACCACTTCCGCTCCAGCGCCACCTTCCTCACGCAGGCGCACGCGAAGCAGACCGAGGGCTCCGACGTATTCGTCGGCACCTCGATGGACCAGCACTACGCGCAGCGTTTCGGACAGGACACGCCGATCCCCTCCATGCAGCTCTGCATCGAGAACGTGGACCAGGCCGGCGGGTGCGCGTACGGCTACGCCTGCGTTTACACCGACACGATCAGCTGGGCGTCGCCCACGGAGCCGCTGCCCATGATCCGCGACCCGCGGGCCGCGTTCGACCAGTTGTTCGGGGCCGGGGGCACGGCGGAAGACCGGGCTCAGCGCCGGCGCACCGACCGCAGCATCCTCGACTGGATCATGGGAGAGGTCAGCGGCCTCAAGCGCGCGGTGGGGGCCACGGACCAGCGGCGGCTGGATCAGTATCTCGACAACATCCGCGAGATCGAGCGGCGCATCGAGCGCATCGAGGCGCACAACACGAGCGGCGAGACGCGCGAGATTCCCGAGGCGCCGCCGGGCGTGCCGGATGACTTCGCCGAGCACGTTCGCCTCATGTTCGACCTGCAGGCACTGGCTTTCCAGTCGGACCTCACGCGGGTGTTCTCGTTCAAGCTGGGCCGCGACGGGTCGGGCCGCGTGTATCCGGGCAGCGGCGTGGACGCCGGCTTCCACCCGGCCTCGCACCACGGCGGCCGGGAGGAGCGGGTGATCGACTACGAGAAGATCAACCGCTACCACGTGAGCATGGTCCCGTACCTGCTCGAGAAGCTGGCCAGCATCGAGGAGCCCGACGGGAACCTGCTCGACAAGAGCATGATCCTGTACGGCTCGCCGATGGGCGACTCGAACCTGCACAACCACAAGCGTTGCCCGCTGTTCGTGGTCGGGAAGGCCGGCGGCGAACTTGAAGGCAACATGCACATCAAGGCGCCGGACGGGACGCCGATGGCCAACGTGATGCTGAGTCTGATGCACAAGCTCGGCCTGGAGGACATGGAGAGTTTCGGCGACAGCACCGGCGACTTCTCGTTCTCGGCGGTCGCGCAGGACTGA
- a CDS encoding prephenate dehydrogenase/arogenate dehydrogenase family protein, which produces MPNLDRLRDELARIDRELLELVARRQAVSAKVGERKRASQTPPRDYRQEKVVIERARAAASDLGLPPRLAEDLVLSLIRSSLTVQERGSVAAAARGGGKRALVIGGSGKMGEWFVRFLSSQGFEVENADPDGGDHADWATTSLDHDLIVVATPMVIANEILERLAEIGPPGLVFDIGSLKSPVRSGLMALAEAGVRVTSVHPMFGPDTELLSGEHVIFVDVGRADATEGAEALFASTMATRVRMDLESHDRVMGFVLGLSHALNITFFTALARSGETTPRLADVSSTTFEAQLDVARALAGENPHMYFEIQSLNEYGDVALKELVAAAERVRDAVEAGDEDAFVALMSAGRDYLESRGSPE; this is translated from the coding sequence GTGCCGAACCTGGATCGACTCAGAGACGAACTCGCGCGCATCGATCGCGAGTTGCTCGAACTCGTAGCGCGGCGGCAGGCGGTCTCCGCGAAGGTCGGGGAGCGAAAGCGCGCCTCGCAGACGCCCCCGCGCGACTACCGGCAGGAAAAGGTCGTCATCGAGCGGGCCCGCGCCGCCGCGAGCGACCTCGGCCTCCCGCCGCGCCTGGCCGAGGACCTCGTCCTTTCGCTGATCCGTTCGTCGCTCACCGTGCAGGAACGGGGCAGCGTGGCGGCGGCCGCCAGAGGAGGCGGGAAACGCGCTCTCGTCATCGGCGGCTCGGGGAAGATGGGCGAGTGGTTCGTCCGCTTCCTCTCCTCCCAGGGGTTCGAGGTAGAGAACGCCGACCCTGACGGGGGGGATCACGCGGATTGGGCGACGACGTCGCTGGACCACGACCTGATCGTCGTGGCGACGCCGATGGTCATCGCCAACGAGATCCTCGAACGGCTGGCGGAGATTGGACCGCCGGGCCTCGTGTTCGATATCGGTTCGCTCAAGAGTCCGGTGCGCTCCGGTCTGATGGCGCTGGCGGAGGCCGGGGTCCGCGTCACCTCCGTCCATCCCATGTTCGGTCCCGACACCGAACTCCTTTCAGGGGAACACGTGATCTTCGTGGACGTGGGCCGTGCCGACGCGACGGAAGGCGCGGAAGCGCTCTTCGCCTCGACGATGGCGACGCGGGTGCGCATGGACCTGGAGAGCCACGACCGCGTCATGGGGTTCGTGCTGGGGCTCTCGCACGCCCTCAACATCACCTTCTTCACGGCGCTGGCTCGCTCCGGCGAAACGACGCCGCGTCTGGCGGACGTGTCGAGCACGACGTTCGAAGCCCAGCTGGACGTGGCGCGCGCGCTGGCCGGCGAGAACCCGCACATGTACTTCGAGATTCAGTCGCTGAACGAGTACGGGGACGTCGCGCTGAAGGAACTCGTGGCGGCGGCGGAGCGGGTGCGAGACGCCGTCGAAGCGGGGGATGAGGACGCCTTCGTCGCCCTGATGTCCGCCGGTCGCGACTACCTGGAGTCCCGCGGCTCCCCCGAATAG